From a region of the Methylomonas rapida genome:
- the fabV gene encoding enoyl-ACP reductase FabV, giving the protein MIIKPRVRGFMCVTTHPVGCEANVKQQIDYVKGCGPIANGPKNVLVLGASTGYGLASRIVAAFGSGAKTLGVFFEREGTADKPGTPGWYNSAAFHKFAEAEGLYAKSINGDAFSDEIKLKTIEAIKQDFGKVDLVIYSLAAPRRTHPKTGVTHNSTLKPIGKDLIQNGIDTDKEVIKSFTLPAATEEEIANTVAVMGGEDWQMWIDALAEADVLAEGAKTTAFTYLGEKVTWDIYWDGTIGAAKKDLDKRVIDIRRKLASLGGDARVSVLKAVVTQASAAIPVMPLYLALLFKVMKEEGTHEGCIEQVNGLFRDSLYGASPILDDEGRLRADLKELQPQVQDQVNALWQQVNNDNINDLTDFAGYKHEFLKLFGFEVEGVDYDADVNPEAPIRNLA; this is encoded by the coding sequence ATGATTATCAAACCTCGCGTACGTGGCTTTATGTGCGTCACTACCCATCCGGTTGGCTGCGAAGCCAATGTCAAACAGCAGATAGACTATGTCAAAGGTTGCGGTCCTATCGCCAATGGCCCGAAAAACGTCTTGGTTTTGGGCGCGTCCACCGGTTACGGCTTGGCCTCGCGCATCGTGGCGGCCTTTGGTTCCGGCGCGAAAACGCTGGGCGTGTTCTTCGAGCGCGAAGGCACGGCTGACAAACCAGGCACTCCCGGCTGGTATAACTCCGCGGCGTTTCACAAGTTTGCCGAGGCCGAAGGCCTTTACGCCAAAAGCATCAATGGCGATGCCTTTTCCGACGAGATCAAGCTAAAAACCATTGAAGCGATCAAGCAAGACTTCGGCAAGGTCGACCTGGTGATCTACAGCTTGGCTGCGCCACGCCGTACCCATCCCAAAACCGGCGTCACCCATAACTCCACGCTGAAACCGATCGGCAAGGATTTGATACAGAACGGCATCGACACCGACAAGGAAGTCATCAAATCGTTTACGTTGCCGGCTGCCACCGAGGAAGAGATAGCCAACACCGTGGCCGTGATGGGCGGCGAAGACTGGCAGATGTGGATAGACGCGCTGGCCGAAGCCGACGTGTTGGCGGAAGGCGCCAAGACCACGGCCTTTACCTATCTGGGCGAAAAGGTCACCTGGGACATTTACTGGGACGGCACCATCGGCGCGGCGAAAAAAGACCTGGACAAACGTGTCATCGATATCCGCCGCAAGCTGGCAAGCCTGGGTGGCGACGCACGTGTGTCGGTGTTGAAAGCCGTCGTCACGCAAGCCAGCGCGGCGATTCCGGTGATGCCGCTATATCTGGCGTTGCTGTTCAAGGTCATGAAGGAAGAAGGCACCCACGAAGGCTGCATCGAACAGGTCAACGGCCTATTCCGCGACAGCCTGTACGGCGCCAGCCCGATACTCGACGACGAAGGCCGCTTGCGCGCCGACCTCAAGGAGTTGCAACCGCAAGTACAAGACCAGGTCAACGCCTTATGGCAACAGGTCAACAATGATAATATCAACGACTTGACCGACTTTGCCGGCTACAAACACGAATTCCTGAAGTTGTTTGGCTTTGAAGTCGAGGGCGTGGATTACGACGCCGACGTCAATCCGGAAGCCCCCATCCGCAATCTGGCTTGA
- a CDS encoding ABC transporter substrate-binding protein, with protein MLPATLSKPLSRLTRRALLLVTLGFSQTACDVSQLNNPYPATDSDKSVLYSSFAERPKHLDPAVAYSSDEYGFICQIYEPPLQYHYLKRPYELQALTADQLPVVRYLDSQGKPLPDNASDQAIVYSEYLITLKPGIHYQPHPAFSKNAQRQFLYHHLNAEQLAEIDSLSDFKIQQSRELVAEDYVYQIKRLAFPKIQSPIAELMAGYIDGFAEFAEQTAKLDIQDLKNQPLRGVEAIGNYQYRIRIKGKYPQFQYWLAMPFFAPMPWEADAFYAQPALKNKNITLDWFPVGTGPYWLAENNPNRRMVLSKNPNYHADFYPSEGEPGDREAGWLNDAGKPLPFVDQVIFTLEKETIPYWAKFLQGYYDASGIASDSFDQAVQFSATGDPKLTPMMQKKQIQLQTSVATSIFYLGFNMLDPVVGGDSEQARKLRQALSIAVDYDEFIAIFANGRGVAAQGLLPPGIFGYREGEAGINPVTYQWQNDQAQRKSIAAAQQLMSEAGYPNGIDPKTGEKLLLYFDSTATGTDDRALMNWYRKQFDKLGIQLVIRGTDYNRFQEKMRTGAAQIFVWGWNADYPDPENFFFLLYGPNSKVTHGGENAGNYANPEFDRLFEQMRNMDNGPERQIIIDRMQTILRQDAPWLFGYYPKDFALLHSWYKNLKPARMVNNRLKYSRIDTALREQKRREWNQAEFWPLGLVLLGLAGAIYPAVKAYRRRQLET; from the coding sequence ATGCTTCCCGCCACATTGTCCAAACCCTTGTCAAGATTAACCCGGCGCGCCCTGCTGCTCGTGACCTTGGGATTTTCGCAAACCGCTTGCGACGTGTCACAACTGAACAACCCCTATCCTGCCACGGACAGCGACAAGAGCGTGTTGTATTCCTCGTTTGCCGAACGCCCGAAACACCTGGACCCGGCAGTTGCTTACAGCAGCGACGAATATGGTTTCATTTGCCAGATTTACGAGCCGCCGCTGCAATACCATTATTTGAAGCGACCCTATGAATTGCAGGCGTTGACGGCAGATCAATTGCCCGTCGTTCGCTATCTGGACAGTCAGGGCAAGCCCCTGCCCGACAACGCCAGCGATCAGGCCATTGTCTATAGCGAGTATCTGATCACGCTGAAACCCGGCATTCATTACCAGCCACATCCAGCGTTCAGTAAAAACGCACAACGGCAATTTTTATACCATCATCTGAATGCCGAACAATTGGCCGAGATCGACAGCTTGAGCGATTTCAAAATCCAGCAAAGCCGGGAATTGGTCGCGGAAGATTACGTTTATCAGATCAAGCGGCTGGCATTTCCTAAAATTCAGTCGCCGATCGCCGAATTGATGGCCGGTTACATCGACGGTTTCGCCGAGTTTGCCGAACAAACCGCGAAACTGGACATCCAGGACTTGAAAAACCAGCCTTTGCGTGGCGTCGAGGCCATCGGCAATTACCAATACCGCATCCGCATCAAAGGTAAATATCCGCAATTTCAATACTGGCTGGCGATGCCGTTTTTTGCGCCGATGCCGTGGGAAGCGGATGCGTTTTACGCACAACCGGCGTTGAAAAACAAAAACATTACGCTGGACTGGTTTCCGGTCGGCACGGGGCCCTACTGGCTGGCGGAAAACAATCCCAACCGCCGCATGGTCCTGAGCAAAAATCCCAACTATCACGCGGACTTTTATCCTAGCGAAGGCGAACCCGGCGACCGCGAGGCCGGCTGGCTGAATGACGCCGGCAAGCCCTTACCGTTCGTCGATCAGGTGATTTTCACGCTGGAAAAAGAAACCATTCCCTATTGGGCCAAGTTCTTACAAGGCTACTACGATGCGTCCGGCATCGCCTCGGACAGTTTCGACCAGGCCGTGCAGTTTTCCGCGACCGGCGACCCGAAACTGACGCCGATGATGCAGAAAAAACAGATTCAGCTCCAAACCTCGGTCGCCACGTCGATTTTTTACCTGGGTTTCAACATGCTGGACCCGGTGGTGGGCGGTGATTCCGAACAAGCCCGCAAGCTGCGCCAGGCGCTGTCGATTGCCGTCGATTACGACGAGTTCATCGCGATATTCGCCAATGGCCGCGGCGTGGCGGCTCAAGGCCTGCTGCCGCCCGGCATTTTCGGCTATCGAGAGGGTGAGGCGGGTATCAACCCGGTAACGTATCAATGGCAAAACGACCAAGCGCAACGTAAATCCATTGCAGCGGCTCAACAACTGATGAGCGAAGCCGGATATCCGAACGGCATCGACCCTAAAACCGGTGAAAAATTATTACTCTACTTCGATTCAACCGCGACCGGCACCGACGACCGCGCCTTGATGAATTGGTATCGCAAACAGTTCGACAAACTGGGCATACAACTAGTCATCCGCGGCACCGACTACAATCGCTTCCAGGAAAAGATGCGCACCGGCGCCGCGCAGATTTTCGTCTGGGGCTGGAACGCCGATTATCCCGATCCGGAAAATTTCTTCTTTTTATTGTACGGCCCCAATTCCAAGGTCACGCACGGCGGCGAGAATGCAGGCAATTACGCCAACCCGGAGTTCGACCGCCTGTTCGAGCAAATGCGCAACATGGACAACGGCCCCGAACGCCAAATCATCATCGACCGCATGCAGACTATCTTGCGTCAGGATGCCCCGTGGTTGTTCGGCTACTATCCGAAAGATTTTGCCTTGCTGCATAGCTGGTACAAGAATCTGAAACCGGCGCGCATGGTCAACAATCGTCTGAAATACAGCCGCATCGATACCGCGTTGCGTGAACAAAAACGCCGCGAATGGAATCAAGCCGAGTTTTGGCCCTTAGGCTTGGTATTACTGGGATTGGCCGGAGCGATTTATCCGGCGGTAAAGGCCTATCGGCGGCGGCAGCTGGAAACCTGA
- a CDS encoding copper resistance protein NlpE yields MELQEEALKARESIRHKNMNHSMHDNAEDQTGGFRGVFYGYLPCEQKDCDGIKQTLSLKPRNNYLLVTQYAKESTREYYEKGKYDWDDKKHVLTLTPNKEGAARRLYSIEDEGALVTLNSDGKPMPGDKDDYTLSRSDKTKTRQVHIH; encoded by the coding sequence ATGGAACTTCAAGAAGAGGCGCTCAAAGCCCGCGAAAGTATTCGGCATAAAAACATGAATCATTCCATGCATGACAATGCCGAAGATCAGACCGGCGGATTTCGTGGCGTTTTTTATGGCTATTTGCCTTGCGAGCAGAAGGATTGCGATGGCATCAAGCAGACCCTGTCGTTGAAGCCTAGAAACAACTATCTATTGGTTACCCAGTACGCCAAGGAATCCACCCGGGAATATTATGAAAAAGGCAAATACGATTGGGACGATAAGAAGCATGTCCTGACCTTGACGCCCAACAAGGAAGGGGCCGCCAGGCGGCTATACAGCATTGAAGACGAAGGTGCGTTGGTTACGCTAAACAGCGACGGCAAGCCCATGCCTGGCGATAAGGACGACTATACCCTCAGCAGAAGCGACAAGACCAAAACCCGGCAAGTGCATATTCATTGA
- a CDS encoding ABC transporter permease — protein MFTYITRRLLYAIPLLIAVNILTFVLFFVVNSPDDMARMQLGQKHVTEQAVQNWKRQHGYDLPLLWNDAEEGGKHLTETVFFQKSVHLFLFDFGISDSGRNIGTDIRQRMWPSLALALPSLLVGLLVNITLALLMVLFRNSYLELAGSVACVGLMSVSSLFYIIGGQFFIGKLLKLVPISGYDSGFAAIKFLVLPVIISVVAGIGAGVRWYRALFLEEVEKDYVRTARAKGLSETQVLFKHVLKNAMIPILTGVVVVLPLLFMGSLIMESFFSIPGLGSYTIDAINRQDFAIVRSMVFLGSVLYIVGLLLTDISYTLVDPRVRLS, from the coding sequence ATGTTCACCTACATCACGCGCCGCCTTCTCTATGCCATTCCGCTGTTGATTGCGGTGAATATACTGACCTTCGTGCTGTTTTTCGTCGTCAATAGCCCGGACGACATGGCGCGCATGCAATTGGGGCAAAAGCACGTCACCGAGCAAGCCGTTCAAAACTGGAAGCGGCAGCATGGCTATGATTTACCGCTGCTGTGGAACGACGCCGAAGAAGGCGGCAAACATCTGACCGAGACCGTTTTCTTTCAAAAATCCGTGCACCTGTTTTTGTTCGATTTCGGCATTTCCGACAGCGGCCGCAATATCGGCACGGACATTCGTCAGCGCATGTGGCCCAGTCTGGCGCTGGCCTTGCCCTCCCTGCTAGTGGGTCTGCTGGTCAACATTACGCTGGCCTTGTTGATGGTATTGTTCCGCAACAGCTACCTGGAACTCGCCGGTAGCGTGGCATGCGTGGGCTTGATGTCGGTGTCATCGCTGTTTTATATCATCGGCGGCCAATTCTTCATTGGCAAGCTACTGAAACTGGTGCCGATTTCCGGTTACGACTCGGGGTTTGCCGCCATCAAGTTTTTAGTATTGCCCGTCATCATTAGCGTAGTGGCCGGCATCGGCGCCGGCGTGCGCTGGTATCGCGCCTTGTTTCTGGAAGAAGTGGAAAAAGACTATGTGCGCACGGCCCGCGCGAAAGGGTTGTCCGAAACCCAAGTATTGTTCAAGCATGTGCTGAAGAACGCGATGATTCCTATTCTGACCGGCGTGGTCGTAGTGCTGCCGTTGCTATTCATGGGGAGTTTGATCATGGAATCCTTTTTCAGCATTCCGGGCCTTGGCAGTTACACGATAGACGCCATCAACCGTCAGGACTTTGCCATCGTCCGCTCCATGGTATTTCTGGGCTCCGTACTCTATATCGTGGGCCTACTGCTGACCGATATTTCCTACACCTTGGTCGATCCACGCGTGAGGTTAAGCTGA